A window of Thiocapsa bogorovii genomic DNA:
ACTGCGGTCTCCTGGCTTACTCGCCGCTCGGCTTCGGCGTGCTCTCGGGGAAGTATCTGAACGGCGCACGCCCGTCCCGTGCCCGCGTCACCCTCTTCGAGCGCTTCAGCCGCTATTCCAATCCGCAGGCCGAGCTCGCCACGTCCGAGTATGTCGCACTCGCCCGCCGCCACGGACTCGACCCGGCGCAGATGGCACTCGCCTGGGTGACGAGTCGCCCCTTCGTCACCTCAAACATCATCGGTGCGACGGCGCTGGAGCAGTTGGAGGCCAACCTCGCCAGCGCAGATCTCAGGCTCTCGGACGATGTGATCGCGGAGATCGAGGCAATCCATACGCTGCAGCCGAATCCGGCGCCTTAAACCGGGCTGGTAGGTGCGATTTCCTTCGCGCGCCGCACCCCGCCGATGCGAATCAATGCGCACCGACGCCGGACCTCGCGCCCATGAAGGTCTCATGAAGGTCTACGGCATCGACTTCACCAGTCGACCGAGTCGCCGCAAGCCCATCACCTGCCTGGAGTGCGGTTTCGACGGCCTGCGACTCAAGGCGGGCGAGCTGACCGAATGGCGAGACTTCGAGGGTTTCGAGACCGCTTTGCTCCGACCCGGGCCCTGGATCGCCGGGATCGATTGCCCCTTCGGTCAATCACGCACCTTTATCGAAAACATCGGCTGGCCAGACACCTGGGACGGCTATGTGAATCATGCGGCAGGGCTCGGCCGGGACGGCTTCCGCGCTGCGCTGGATGGGTATCGCGCGGTCCGTCCGCCGGGCGACAGAGAGCATCGCCGTGCGACGGACCGTGCGACCGGGGCGATCAGCCCGCAGAAGCTCTACGGCACGCCGGTCGGACTCATGTTCTTCGAGGGCGCGCCGCGGCTACGCAAGGCCGGCGTGAGGATTCCAGGGCTCCAAGACGGCGACCCCGAGCGGCTGGTCGTCGAAGCCTATCCCGGCGTCCTCGCCCGTCGGCTCATCGGCAAGGCGAGCTACAAACAGGACACGCGGTCCAAACAGACAGCGCAGCGGGACGACACCAGGAGAAGGCTCCTCGCGCTGATTCTCGACGGCAAGACTCAACCCATCTATGGCCTGAAGGTCGAGGCGGATCCGAACCTTGCCGAGGATCCGAGCGGTGACCGACTCGACGCCCTGCTGTGCGCCATCCAGGCGGCTTGGGCCTGGACGCAACGAGAGAAGGGGTTCGGGATGCCCGACGCGATCGACCCTCTGGAAGGTGCGATCGCGGACCCTGCCGGACGCTGAAGCGACGATGCGCCAGCGATCGAAACGGACCTGATTGCGCGTCGGCCGGGATTCCGATGCCCGGAGATCACCTCATCGAGCAGCCGATCAGTCGGAGAGCCGGGGCGATGCGTGCGCCATCACCACACCCGGATGTCCGCATTTGAGTCCGGCCAGCTTGACCGCCTGCATGACCGTCTCGCCGGCGGGCAGTCCGTGCAGCAGACCGTGGATCACCCCGGCGTTGAAGACATCGCCGGCGCCCAGCGTATCGACGACTCGCGTCGGGACATAGGCCGGCACCCGCTGGACCCGGCCCCCGCG
This region includes:
- a CDS encoding DUF429 domain-containing protein — its product is MRTDAGPRAHEGLMKVYGIDFTSRPSRRKPITCLECGFDGLRLKAGELTEWRDFEGFETALLRPGPWIAGIDCPFGQSRTFIENIGWPDTWDGYVNHAAGLGRDGFRAALDGYRAVRPPGDREHRRATDRATGAISPQKLYGTPVGLMFFEGAPRLRKAGVRIPGLQDGDPERLVVEAYPGVLARRLIGKASYKQDTRSKQTAQRDDTRRRLLALILDGKTQPIYGLKVEADPNLAEDPSGDRLDALLCAIQAAWAWTQREKGFGMPDAIDPLEGAIADPAGR